The Plasmodium vivax scf_4594 genomic scaffold, whole genome shotgun sequence genomic interval taaaaaaaaaattggcatatttacaatttattaattatatataaataaaatagcatgaataattaatttgatgcagtaaattttgtattactttaaaaagaaggctTAGCAACAGAACAATCCCCATGGGTATTGAAGTATTTATgacattttctttattttttatcattacatCAAATATACCACTAAACATGCCTAGTTCTTTAGCATTACCAGAAGTTAATTCACTATCTGTTACTTCAACAATCGTATTATCAACATCATAACCATTTGTATGTTGAATACTTTCATTAGTAGTAATACCATAACTTTCATCTCTAACACCAAGACCTTCACTATTTGTGACTTTTATCTGAGAACCTGTACTATCAGTATTGCCCCGATCAACAACTGCATCCCGAGTTTGATCACTGGTAACTCTATCACTAGTTTCTTCACTACGAGATTCTTCGTAATGTGCCTCTTCACCTCTAGGGGAAGTACTACCAGAAACTGTCTCTACAGAAGTCTCAATAACATCAACCTTATCTTTAGCTAAGCCTTGAATGTTTTGAGCAACAATAGGTGTTTTTTGAAGTTGATTATTACTATCAGTTTGAACACCATCTATGTTAGTTGTAGGACCACCTTTGTTTAAATGTTCTACTTGCGTATTACTACTTCAAT includes:
- a CDS encoding hypothetical protein (encoded by transcript PVX_035690A), whose protein sequence is APGIPARISEARRSEEKTSPKHDPGHSDGDKLRDGKVISQTIPEANPPGDSVRTQDERSKSTFNQHSFSTEKTVTPTPHVSSPATFTSTELGTTPSAISSQSGPTTNIDGVQTDSNNQLQKTPIVAQNIQGLAKDKVDVIETSVETVSGSTSPRGEEAHYEESRSEETSDRVTSDQTRDAVVDRGNTDSTGSQIKVTNSEGLGVRDESYGITTNESIQHTNGYDVDNTIVEVTDSELTSGNAKELGMFSGIFDVMIKNKENVINTSIPMGIVLLLSLLFKVIQNLLHQINYSCYFIYI